A part of Lacibacter sp. H407 genomic DNA contains:
- a CDS encoding 2'-5' RNA ligase family protein, translated as MNNSATHSMYFLAVLCPASIDEKVQAYKLWMRDRFGCTVALKSAAHITLIPPFWMETNSEELLFETLTQFQTTIPAFQIQLKGFSHFSNRVLFVAVNENHQLGSLRKAVEDHFIQPFHGIIKPDDRAFHPHVTIANRDIKPGDFIKAWDHFKRLSFDEDFEATAVSLLKLSPGKWNVISEQSFCSR; from the coding sequence ATGAACAATTCTGCAACACATAGCATGTATTTCCTCGCTGTACTTTGTCCGGCATCCATTGATGAAAAAGTGCAGGCATATAAATTATGGATGCGTGATCGGTTTGGATGTACAGTAGCACTAAAATCTGCAGCGCACATTACACTCATTCCTCCGTTCTGGATGGAAACGAATTCTGAAGAGCTACTGTTTGAAACGCTTACTCAGTTTCAAACAACCATTCCTGCATTTCAAATTCAGCTGAAAGGATTTTCGCATTTCAGTAACCGTGTACTGTTTGTTGCGGTAAACGAGAACCATCAACTGGGGAGTTTGCGTAAAGCTGTGGAAGATCATTTCATTCAACCGTTTCATGGCATCATCAAACCCGACGACCGTGCGTTTCATCCGCATGTAACCATTGCCAACCGTGATATCAAACCGGGCGACTTTATCAAAGCCTGGGATCATTTCAAACGCCTGTCGTTTGATGAAGATTTTGAAGCAACCGCTGTTTCGTTACTTAAATTGAG